From Betaproteobacteria bacterium, the proteins below share one genomic window:
- the narI gene encoding respiratory nitrate reductase subunit gamma — LTVPRIRATTKPMDLVVLGLLLIQLVLGLASIAVSWGHRDGSEMVKLMMWAQHIVTFRSDAAGFITDVAPIFKLHLLLGMTIFVVFPFSRLVHIWSGFGSLAYLARPYQIVRGRS; from the coding sequence CTCACCGTTCCCCGGATTCGGGCAACCACGAAGCCGATGGATCTCGTCGTCCTCGGTCTGCTCCTGATCCAGCTCGTTCTCGGGCTCGCGAGCATCGCCGTCTCCTGGGGACATCGCGACGGCAGCGAAATGGTGAAGCTCATGATGTGGGCACAGCACATCGTCACCTTCCGCAGCGATGCGGCAGGCTTCATCACGGACGTCGCCCCGATCTTCAAGCTGCACCTGCTGCTCGGGATGACGATCTTCGTCGTGTTCCCCTTCTCTCGGCTGGTTCATATCTGGAGCGGTTTCGGCTCGCTCGCATATCTGGCGCGCCCCTATCAGATCGTGCGCGGCCGCAGTTGA